The Triticum urartu cultivar G1812 unplaced genomic scaffold, Tu2.1 TuUngrouped_contig_8979, whole genome shotgun sequence genome contains the following window.
CTTGAGTTCAGACTTCACAGTGGTTTATTTTGAACGAGCTACACCCAAGTGTTGGCGTACACCGCATTTTAGTTTCTTGACTTCCGGCCTGAGAGTCATCTTTAAAAAGCTGAACTGATTAGTCTCTAGTGTCCAGACTTGAATGCCATTTCTAATGAGCACTATGCCAAATTAGTCTCGTGAGTTCACACTGCAGTGCCACATTCATGATCTCAGCTATTATTATAAACAAGTCACACCGATTAGTCTCCGGAGTCCAGACTTCACTGTCGATGCGTTACTCTGAATTATTAATGGCCCTCCCAAAAACTCGCCCTCCTGTTTCAAGGGCCACCACTATTTGCGGTCATCCGCCGCGGAGACATAGTACACTGATACGGTGTAAATAAGGGAATTGATGCCACAGGTTTAGTCGATTGTTGTTGTGTCGAATTAATTGGTGCCCTTCTTTTTTGCATATAATGGCAGCTTCATTATCCCTGGCCTCTACATCATATAGGATGAATATATAGTCCGAACCGGTGCCCTCTAGATTTAATATTTGTTGTTTTGTGCAAGAATTGATCCGGCATATGTATTTCTTTGTGAGAATTGCTGCCTCCTAGATGAGGCGTCAATTGGACCCCAACTAGGCGGCTTGGAATTAAACAATCAAACAGTCTGGTTCCAAATTTCTGAACCCTGAAACACATTACTACTCTTATTTGATTCCATGCTACACCGTTACATATTCACTTCTTTatcataaaaaaggaaaaaaatggTTAGTAGCCTGGATAGCTAGCGGAGAAGAAGATAAGAGAATGCTCTTATAAATTGTTGATCTCATTTCAGAAGGTAGCTGTTTTGAAGTTCCAAGCCATTTGGCCATGTGTTATATTTTCTGTTGTGATGGGTATGTCAGTCAGTTATTTTTGTTAAGTTTACATTTAATTTGTTGGATGAAACATTTACTGTATGTTGGCCCTTTGTAAGTTAAAAAGATTAGAAACGCTAATACTCAAGAGGCGCAAGCTAGTCTCAATTATTTCTTTAACGTCAATAAAACATTGCATAATTTTTCTACAGTGAAAGCATGAATATGCACAGTGAAATTACACCTACGCCTCGTGTATCTGGACGGATAATTGATGAAACAGCCTTGAATTAATGAAAGACAAAAAAGAATTGGGTTGATGTAACTCGGTCAAGAACTACCCCTCGTTTCTCCAATTCTTATCAGTTACTTGCTGTCACACGACATAGGACGGAGCCGCGACGCTGTGTTACATACCTTTTATCTACCAGGCATATTTAAGATCATCGGTTTCATAACGTACAGGCCTGCACGAGCACACTGTCCTTCGTGCTCATCCACCTCTGAAACTGTCCTTGGTGCTCACCAGGACTGGACCTACAATAGTACATGTTCATTCACATCTGAAACAACACCCAAAAGATGTCCCAAAGATCGTCATGCTCTCACTGTGCTGGCACCCCGATGCCATGGCCGCCGTTGACAACGCACAAAGGTTTTCTCCCAATATGGATGACGGTGTAATGTCCAAATAGGATCTACCCCACATTAGACTGAACTTTTTTATTATTGTTGTAAAACGATATTTTTAGAGCATACTCTTTTTGATTTTGTTGGACATGTTAGCTGTGCGCACCGTACTATGCAGAGGCTGAGCATTTGCTCAATGTGGTTGTATCACCTTATATCAATTGAATGAATGACTTTTATCATGGAAAAAATCTACTCAACTGCCAACTACCAACGCCCTCCTGAACTTGTGTCAGAGTTAATACGTCCAACAGACTAACCAGCAGAATTATTATGTCCCTCATATGGTTCCACTAAACGTCAAGATATTTTTTTCAGGGGAAAACGTCAATATATTTGCCAGGTAATAGAATATTAAAATGTGCATGCCTATTTTAGTGGTATAGCCAAAAAAGAATCTGCTGGTAAGAAGTTTCTGACTTGCTGCAGACTAGTGTAAAAGAAATTTTAACATGGTCCCAAACTATTTTAGCCATCTATATTCTATGATACAATGGCTATATGATCTCTTACTTTCTAAGAGGTAAGAATATTTAAGAGGCAACATTTCTTTCTAAGAGGTAAGAATATTTAAGAGGCaacattttttttgttttttgaaagGCGCCTATTTATAATATGGAAATATATTCTAATTAAGAACTGTTACCATATCGACTATTGCCTGAAAATAGATAAACACGTTAATGGAACAGTATGTACTCTCATTTGTACACACATGAACATGTTTAAAAATTGATAAATCACCATATGACATATGAATGGAATAGCTACATAGAATTTTTTtttcttcaaaataaaatttGAGAATCAATTGCCACCAATTTGTTTCATATACGAAATTTGGGAATTAAGGTTCAATAAGCATCTACCGGGTATTTTGCCAGGTAGTATGCTACTAGAAGTGCGCATGCCTATTTTAGTGGCAAACAGAAAATATCCTGGTTTGCCCCAGATATGTGTAAATGTACTAACTTTGTGTGCTTAGATATAATTAGTATTTAACAGCTAGCACacaaaaaatgacaaatcacGTTGGCAAAACTGCTCATGCCTATTCTGTTCTTGTATTAAGCATTAATCAAATTGATTTGCAATGCGTGTAATATTTACGTTGACTGATTCACGTATATGTTGTATTATCATGCTTCCTTCGGCGTCAAATGGATAACATCAAGGCCTCAAGGGGGTCATGGGGTGGTTCAGTCCTAGTCGATACATCACATCACACATGTGGACGCTTGACTCATCACCCCTAGATTCCGCATCATATTCTAATCTAACTCTGCCGTGATACAAGGGATAGTGGAACCATACGGGGGCAGGCACCGGAAATAGAGGACAACACGAGTCACCAGCGATTTTGGACAGCCAACATGCTGTGCACCGAGGTGCTAGGTCACTACTACGAATTTTGGTCCCTCTGTCTCCTTTTACTTCACATATAAGATTTGTCTCATGTCAAATTTCAAAATTTTATCAAGTTTGATCAAATTTATGTTAAAAAAATAACAACATATGCAATACAAACGTTATACAATATGAAAATCAATTTCACAATGCATCTAATAACATTGAATTCGTATTGTGAATGTTgaactttatgaagtttgaccTCGGACAAATGttatatgcaaagtaaaaaagaaatGGACTGCAACCTTAGTACATGGTGTCCACACCACACCACTGCATGCGATTTAATACCATGGGTCCGGAGTCGCGTCACATCACCTATTCATCCATATTGAGGATTTCTGCAAAAAAAAAAATCAGGGTTGGATAGCAGGGATCAGATGGCGCCATGTCCAGGAAATCGCGTATATATATGCTAGCTTGCTGTGCTCCGATCCGCCAGAACACTTGACATGGAAATGGCTCTCCTTAGAAGCTATGCCCCATCCATGGCGCTTTCATTCCGCATCTGTGGTCCACTGCCTCAGCAGCCGCTGTGGCTCCGTCACCGTGCTAGAGGAGGATTGTTGGTGTCTCACGGTGATTACCCTCCAGACCACCAGGTTAGCCTCCTCACAAATCCATACTCAGCCTGATTTCCTATTTAGGTTTTGTGTTTTTTTTTCCTTCTCAAAACATTTGTGCTAGTTACTTCTTAAAGTAAGCTCCATATTTGAAGGTTCACGTGTGGTGAAGCAACTGAAGGGCTTAGCTCAGACTAACACAACAATAATGCACACACCCTTTAAAATGCTTCATATAGATCGATCAAATTAATCCTCGAAGAAAAGCATGACACCGTGTTGCTACAGATTCAGTATATTTGGTGCTTCCAAAACGTCTTACATCTCTAGTACTCCCACTGTTTGTATCAAGGGATAATGTTTTTAGTACTCCTATAAATTGTACTATAACTGAGATGCATTATTTTCGAACGTTGGTCTATTCTATCTAATTGATTCGTATCTCTTGTACTGCTCCAGGGTGTACTCTTGTGTTGCCGGTCTGTGGCGTCGGCGGCCACTAAGCGCTCGGTCCTCGCCTGGCCGCAGTACTCACCGGCGGTGAGAACTGGGTGCCACAGGGAGCCATCATTCCCAAAAGATCTGCTGCAACTCTTTGTTCGCGCACAAGGACGAACGTTTTGTTTCGCCCCTTACCTCATTGAAGCAGGAAACCAGCCCAAAAATGTTCTAACGTTCTACAAGGCATGCAACATACTCACGGGGGACCCTTGTCCGAAAGCGATGCTGGAATGCCTCAGGTTTCTCCTTGCCACCGACGTGGAGATCTACCGTAGGAGATGCAACGCACGTCACCTCTCCAAGGCCGTGCTGTCTGTCGGCAAAAAATCACACGAACTCGTCCTTGGCCTCGACGTGTTAGAAAAATGGCTGAGAGTGACGGAGCTGCTGCTACAGAAGGCTCCTGAAGATGTCAGGGCCGAACTTTGTAGTAAACTCTCACACCACGGGAACGGGAAAACCAGCTTGGAGAGGATCCGAGATGATGGCGGATGTGCTGACGAGGTGCGCGAACTAGCAAAATGTGTTCTCACGAAACTACGCTCTCCCAAGTAGTCTGCCTAGCTATGCGCTTCATATATAGTATACCAGTGTGCTCAGTTATGTACACCTTCGCTCAATTTATCTTGTGCTGCAATAACTTCCGTGTATTTCTCTCTATATATCTATATCTATAACTAATAACTAGCAAACATGTTCGTGCGTTACAACGGAAGACAAAAAAATTACATGCTAGTCAAATAAGTATGACTCAATACTCCAACATACATTAGTAGAAAAAtggccatttgtcccggttcataagggcctgcTGTCCCGGTtttggaaccgggactaaaatgtcgttactaatgcccttggcctttagtcccggttcttacacgaaccgagacagatgggcctccacgtggccgctgcggcTAGCCCAGGCAGGGGAGCCTCCAACCGGGACCAAAAAGTATCCACGCGTCAGCAGCTGGCTGGAGCTGAGATTTTTGTCTTTTTTAAAAAGGGTTGGTTTAGAGAttttgggggttaatttaggttgttattagctagctaatagagagaagtgtcctctctctTATATGTCCATGCTTGGTTTACCAACGCTACTGCAATGCCTAAACATGTCTTAGATTGAAGTGAAGACAACATGTTGTGCATGTCAAAATTAATACTAATCAtaacttgatcaagtttggattgtactactttcgacatgcaccacatgcatgttgccttcacttcaattcaatccatgttcatttcacccgctgatatataataactcttcatgctcgcatcatgcatcatcatatataataacaagtcctactaatcatcatcatacaacttctactcgttattaataacaagtcatacgatcatcatcctcatagtcatcgaaccaaccctacttaattgttcttagcacatgatcatcaataTTAGGTTGGACCTAAATACGCTCTTTAAGGTAAAATAgtataaaacaatatagaccctgactctccattatggagaatggagatcatcctatCTCCAATTCTTGCGTTTCACTTctttttgcttccaagaacctccttacgactgtccatacatttttttcatcctttgattagcatgtctccacttctttgagaaatccattatgaacagttgagattcgtaggatgacctggatgtATGTTCTAAACACGAAGGCtgccattctgatacatcaaatgaggcacacaatcctctgggattctctgttgaaaaacatagtaataacttcatatttagcaatgatgtactagttttagaagtatgcaaaagatgcacggatgtcgtaatagtaaaaaatcttaccagggtatctccatgatagttaccgtagttcaatacgtgcactagtggcacgtatcgatcataatgttgaggagtttgattgtagatattgtaattctcaatatcagtacaaaatccgaccagatgatttttctcctgataagttaattcggagcgatcggtgtagtgggttttgtctaccatcttccgcacattctttgaagaatgaaaataagctgtcaatggaaataagctgtcaactattttgaaataaacaatataaattagttaataactatgtttgagaaactcacatagtgGTAGAActggaagcgtatcaacaaggacccaaatgtccatattttcttggtcgatgtcaggatcaccaagatccatggtgataagcataccctcatgaaAGCCATACATCTtacaaagtgcttcccaatttttgcaaccaaaatgggttacgctctcagaattatacagatttacttcaaaatccacatcatgcTAGGTGAATTATCTTTGTTTCATAATTTTCATgctcttcaaaatccatcctctccaagacatagcgtcttgcatggcatgggataagctactcgaattgtaaaagatcaAAATTACACGtcgaaatagttgaagtcatgcttaattacgaaaaaaataCTTCTtgtcgttgcgtaccgtttcaacatcgaaggtctcctcgagcttaatgctgaagcgccgatcatcgtccaggtgaggcctgtcgcacagacctcgatcgtcctGGCACCAGCTACACTCCCCCGGGTGACTTTCGTTGTCTgatgacgacatttcctacgttcataattcaaagattaaacttgtacaattaaatatatgtactacaaaaactaaattagatcattattattcatcacgggttgactatcggtctgttgagtcttttcttgaaaactctTAGCTCACGTGGTGTATATATTCGACTCTCGGAGATGGTCGCTCCTCCCTTCGccccgagtgcattacaccaaaatatctagcacacgggaacgaaggagaagcgacccccacgacaacagtcgggattcttcgtcctctcatatatatatggtggaactctccctcactgattcctctctgacatttacgaccgtcggtgatggtagctcctcctttcgttcccgagtgcattacaccaaattgtctagcacacgggaacgaaggagaagcTAGCCCCACGACAACAatcgggattcttcgtcctctcatatatggtggagactcgacagacttaaagtcaacccaaaatatcatttaattatctttctaaaaAAGGACATGTCGTCCTCACAGACTCGACAGACTTGACATGGGGATTTGGCTAGTCTCACCTCGAGATCGGAGGGGGGTCGGTGAtggggacgacggcggggatgatggaggggctcctagatttctgcaaaaaacataaaccctataagctatcaactaatcaaatgcatacgccttgcatagtgctctgcaattttagcattcaaagtaggagtacttttccaatttgagcattcaataagcaaaaccaaatcgtaaaacaaagtagtattcaaattagcatgcattcaattataagcaaaactacatcatctaTTGCGTCCGTACATCGTTGAATATTATCATTAATACTCCTCGAGTACTATCATACATATAGCATCGCTAATAAGCTAGAACCGTAGCgcccgacgggtatcggcgccagcggtggacacccaaagagaaggaaccatcacaggatcatagctccagtgagatccctaaagaacctgccaggtattgtcgaacctgccctccaacgcaaccatgtagcgacgtgctcgtcctcctcgctgacacggtgacgtaccacctccgcggtgtccggaagcctcgccaccgtcactggcccacgcgaccgccaccaaacaaggatcgggtcaacgacgggctggtTCCTCACCAACCTACGGCCCCtcggaaggtagcacctcccaataccagcccggcggagcccagtcccggatatggcccctctgatcaagctggcctcctccgccgagtcgacgacgaggatgcgggataggcatcttcgatgtcgatgcgggaataatttcttgaactaaaaaaataaaatagttctattaattttcttgctaaaaatagagtagtacttactaaaaataaactacttctatagtaaaataaagtagttttattaaattaactagttcaactacttagcacttactataaataaaataaagtagtacttactaaaaataaactatttctatatatagtaaaataaagtagttttattaaatcaactagttcaactactaagcacttactataaataaaataaagtagtacttactaaaaataaactatttctatatatagtaaaataaagtagttttattaaatcaactagttcaactactaagcccctcgaccctcgacccctcgacgaccctcgaaTCCTCGGCCCCTCAACaaccctcgaccctcgaaccCCTCGACCCTCGAACCCTTGGCCCTcactattttttcttcttctcctctattcctttcttcttctcctcttttttttcttctttttcctcttcttaaTTATTTTTTTCGACATCCCCCCTCATGTCATGTCCGACGTCCCCCCCTCATCACATGTCCGACCCTTATTTTTTTcctctcctttttcttcttcttccttcttccttcttcctaaaAGTAGAACAAACCTAAAATGCACTAAatcaactaacctaaaatgcgctaacctaaaatcgatatctactaattACAACCTAAAtaatacatatatgaacaaaacAATTCATCATTCATGTCATTATGTACATCCATGCATACATATGAACAAAAaacatcatatatatcatcatctatgaacaaaaaaagcATAATATGAACAAAAAAACTTGTATGAACAAAACAGAgaggaaaagggggccggccgcCGGACCGAACGGGGAGGGGGCGGTGCACACCATCGGGGGAGGAGAACATGCAATCCAAAATTTTCACAAGTCTGCCTTATATACATGAAGCTTTAGTCCTGGTTcttagcaccaaccgggaccaatgcacccctttggaactggttggtgccaccaaccgggaccagaggcctcttttcagcagcccaaagggcgggaaacaaagacctttggtcccggttggtgccacaaACCAGTACCAAAGAGGGTCATTGGTCTCGGATGGTGCTAAGAACCGGTACCAATGCctcccattagtcccggttggtggcacaaaccgggaccaaaggtTGTGTGCTGGAACTGGCGCGGTGCGGTGctatgtttagtcccacctcgctagccgagaggggctcggagtggtttataagccctgccgagccgaccacttcgagctcctctctcctgcaggcttacgggcctaaatCTAGTCTTTGTGcttgtgggcctattgggcctattgcgggcctgcatcctagCCCTAGTagtgggtttctagtcgtatgcacgccgtggtggcccagtaggtggcactatttttaaaaaaaattccagttttttttgctttttttgttttatttattttattttgtttctacttacagcAAAATACTTACTAGTTTTTAAGTTATTCTTTTTGGTTTTAGGTAataaaaattataaactttctgttagtgccattaattttttcagtttttttgctttcttttttgttttatttattttattaaaatttatttatttatttttcctgcatttactgattttatttatgttattaaagtttattttattttattttgtttctacttatatattttattttattttgtttctacttaataaaaattgaaaagcatttcaaatgaactctgaaaaggttgaaagttggcatggcattatcatttcatccacatagcatgtgcaagaaagttgagagagttacggcaaaaactggatgcacttcgtgtacaaaaccgacaatctctttcgaagtatcaggatttcatacggaaactcgtgtgttacaaagggatttcattttttaaaacttatttgaactcctgactttttgtgtgttcaaaatgcaccattcaaagccacatcatcaattttcaaccctttctgacttcatttgttatttttcatgcatttactgattattttgagctataagaccctgaaattgaaaagcatttcaaatgaactctgaaaatgttgaaagttggcatgctatcatcatttcatccacatagcatgtgcaagaaagttgagagggttacggcaaaaactggatgcacttcgtgtacaaaaccgacaatctctttcgaagtatcaggatttcatacggaaactcgtctgttacaaagggatttcattttttaaaacttatCTGAACTCctgactttttgtgtgttcaaaatacaccattcaaagccacatcatcaattttcaaccctttctgacttcatttgttatttttcatgcatttactaattattttgagctataagaccctgaaattgaaaggcatttcaaatgaactctgaaaatgttgaaagttggcatggtatcatcatttcatccacatagcatgtgcaagaaagcttagagggttatggcaaaaactagatgcacttcgtgtacaaaacagacaatctctttcgaagt
Protein-coding sequences here:
- the LOC125532076 gene encoding uncharacterized protein LOC125532076 codes for the protein MEMALLRSYAPSMALSFRICGPLPQQPLWLRHRARGGLLVSHGDYPPDHQGVLLCCRSVASAATKRSVLAWPQYSPAVRTGCHREPSFPKDLLQLFVRAQGRTFCFAPYLIEAGNQPKNVLTFYKACNILTGDPCPKAMLECLRFLLATDVEIYRRRCNARHLSKAVLSVGKKSHELVLGLDVLEKWLRVTELLLQKAPEDVRAELCSKLSHHGNGKTSLERIRDDGGCADEVRELAKCVLTKLRSPK